A stretch of DNA from Gavia stellata isolate bGavSte3 chromosome 18, bGavSte3.hap2, whole genome shotgun sequence:
TTTATTACTGacttgtgtttggtttttttatttatttcagtcagTTTACAGACGCGGGACAGAATAGGCACAGGAGGTTCTGTAGTAGACTGTAGAGGGCTTTTGGAGAATGAAGGGTAAGGATTGTTTTCTTTACACTTAATTAGAAAAATGGTTTCTATGTGGAAAGAATGTAATTAACAATAGAAATACTAAGTATCAATGTGACTACTATATTGTCTGGGAATATTTATCAGGTAGTAAGGTTATAGCTGGATACGTACTTGAAGAAAATAAGCTAAACTGAGTAGGacttgatattttttcttaccAGTGCTTATGGCACTTCCATGAGAAATTTGGGGtacaaaaacattaagaaagTGGCCTATCTTGGGTTAAAAGCTACAGTACTTGAAGTAAtggagagagggggagaaacaGTTATTTCTGCATTCACTTCTCTTGTGATGGAAACTCTTGAAGTTTCCCCATTTTCAGAACGGTTTATGAAGATTCTGGACCAGGAAGGCCGCTGAGCTGTTTTATGGAGGAACCAGCACCGTATACAGACACTACGGGGGCTGCTGGCGGAGGCAACTGTCGCTTCGTAGAGTCCCCCAGCCAAGATCAGAGGCTTCAGGCACAGCGACTTCGGACTCCTGAAGTCAGAGGTCATGTACAGACACCTCAGAACAGACCGCATGGTCACCAGTCGCCTGACCTACCAGAAGGCTACGGTAAGAGTTTTCCAGAACTATAAAATTGAAGGTTTTTCAAaagacttcagagaaaaattctCCCATTTTAATACATAGATGTGGTTTACCTGTTAGAACACGCAGCATCCATGTGCATGAAATGGtctgcattttggaaaaagaacTAAGCAGTGCAGATGGGAGTTTGAGATTGGCTAATTAGCAGTTGGCTATGCCAGGATACACTGAGGGGTTGATGGTAAATTAAACATGAGTTTGTGGTATGAAGCTGTTACAGAAAATTTACTGCTAATCTTGGCTGTGTATCTAGGGAGAACAAATGTAAAGAGCTCTTTAAACTAGAGCAGtaatgctattttttccttcccccttggCATGTTGTGTAGGTTTGAGCCCACATTTGAGAAAAGATCaggaaaatacaaaagcaacaaagaagCTAGTAGTACAGAAGATTAAGGAGGATAAGATTAAGGAGAATTTAAATCTCGGAAAAGAGCACACCAAATCTAGGAGTAAAGAAATCTAGTTCGGGGGTTTGGATTGTCtcaaaatctaaaaataaaaatacaaactaaaaCACGTTGGTGCATAGGTTTGTGAGTTTCAAAAAGAACGTTGAAATGCATAGTGAAAGTAAATTTATGAAAGGCAAAACAGTCCACACTGCAAGAGATCAGGTGGATAGCTCAAGTACTTTCTCCTAGATCTGACAATCTTCTGATCTATCTGATAATATTCTAATGGCTTTAAACAAACtgtttattcagattttttcagatttgtaaTTTAGAAtaatctttcttcctttttcatagAACAAAGAACAACGGTACAGGGACAGGTTTATTTTTTGCACACACAGACTGGAGTTAGCACATGGCATGACCCTAGAATACCAAGGTATGTATTTGCAGTTACAAAGTCAGGGGGttttggtgtgtgtgtatggCAGTAAGCTGAATCTTTAAGAGCAAAAATCTATGAAATGGCCTGTCTAAATTTAAAGGAAGAGCTATGAGCAGAGGAGTAATTTTGGATCTTTCTGGTTCCCTTTTCGCCAAACATTAAGGATTgctctttttgaaagaaagaattatCTACTTATTCCCTTTTGTTTTACATGATTCATAAAAATATGTAGCCCACTTGACAAATTATTCCTAAAATGTCAATGTGACTTTTGGTTTTTGGTGAAGCTACAGATTTCTGAAtcttacctgatttttttttttttggtatgaaaACAGTTTGGACTGcaaattgaagaaaaaagtggCTACTTTCTTAAGGCCATTGTTTCTTGAGTATTGAACTTGTAATTTTTGCTTTAATCGTGCTCACTTATGTATAACTGAAGCAGAGATTACTTGTCATCTTTAAACTTGAAGTGGTATTGAGGGGGGTTTTTTATGCTTTAGACCGATGATTTGCAGCTAGAAAATTTGAATCCTCCATCTGATTAATTTAGTAAAGCCTCTTTAACCTGCAGTTAATCCAGGTCTTTGTGACTAAGGTCTGGCGCTCTTCCGTGAGGAGCTCTGAATCTGGGCTGTTTTGCTGGACCACCTGCACACCAGATTCCAGAGTGAAACACAAAGTTTGTAACTCTTCAGCTGCTGCACTGGCTGGATAATACATGAATGTGATACAGGATATTAGAAAAATGATATAAAGTACTGTAGGCAAAAGTGTTGATAAAACCACAGTATATGGAAGgatatgaaaaatgaagttgagagagagagaaaatagctGATGTTAGATTAGCTGGTATCGTTGGAAGAAGAAATGACAATGCTCATTCTTCATGTCACTCGTGTCAGGCTTGTGTGCCCAAAGCCTTGTCTCTTCGTCCAGTGATGCTGGTTGACATAATGAAAGGTATTGCTTCTTCTCTCAACAAATTTTAGAGTCAGGTTTTCAGGACCAGCAAAGTAAGTGGACACAACAGTGTCTTATGAGTCACAGGTCACTCTTATTTTAGTTAAAGGTGGCTTTCTTATTACCAAGTTACTGTGCAAAAACCTAACCTTGGCATTTAGCACAGATTTAGGTTAAAACTTGCTGTAATCACATCTCTAAAGTACTTTCAGATGCACAGCTGATTGAAACAAATGGTTACAACCGTAATCTTCTTTAAGGAGCCTAACAAAGGCTTGTCTGTCTTCCTGGGTACTCCTGCTGGCTTATAGTCACTCTGACACTAATGAAGCCTTGGGTGTACAAAGTGTTTCTACCTTTTCTAAAGCCTCTCAGTTTACTCATTTATACTGATGTTGCATGGTTAGATTTAGGTACGGAAATATATAGAGTGGTGCCTTCAACCCTGGATAATAGATGAATCCATGCCAGCTGCCTAGAGAATACTTTATTTAACGACAGCTTTTCTGtctaaaaataatcttcaggtttccctccttccttttcttgccACTGTTAGTATTTTCCTCTGTTAGGTGGCTGGGGCCTTAAACGTTTTCAATTTTCCAGGTGTAAATACATCCTACATATTGAATTCAAATGCTACCTGAAAGTGAGTGACTACCTTTAGCAGTACTTAGAATGATACCCAAAAGTGATGTAGGATGAAAGGGGTGAATGTGTTGGTAAAGCCTTCCTCTCAATGATGTATAAGTCAAACAGTTAGGATTCTAACCTTGTCTAATTaaagaggtgatttttttttttttagataattttAGTATTTGGCTGCCTTAGCCTCTTAACTTATTGTTGGGTCTTCGGAGACAGTGGATGGTGCAGAGGCCTTTGCTTaactgtttggttttctgcATGTGGAGCGTATTAGTGTTAATGGGAATTTTTGTGTGAAATTTTTGCTACGAAAAAatgtctcttcctccttttaCAGCCCTCAGAAGCCCTGTCATCACCTAAATGATGTTGTTTCATACCGAAGTTACTTTTAAGCTGTATGGATTTGTTACTTTCAAAGCCTTTCAAAGACAGAAGATGTTTTGCTGATTTACCTTTCTATCTGTGCACCATGCGTACATAGGGAGTTGCAGTGCTTAGATTGAGGATTCTAAAAAGACAGCATTAAAACAGCTATTCTGTCCTTCCTAAGACCTCCATAGCCTATAATCACTGAGCACCAAATTcatttcccctctcccctgaaTGTAAATTGGTTTCATCTGAACTTTAGGCATGCTTTaactttttgtttgcttttctccttaGAGACCTTAACAGTGTGAATTGTGATGAACTAGGACCTTTGCCTCCAGGTTGGGAAGTTAGAAGTACAGTTTCAGGAAGAATATATTTTGTAGATCATAACAACAGAACCACACAATTCACAGATCCACGACTACATCACATCATGAAGTAAGAACCTTGCCTGATAAATAATTCATTTCAAATTTGGATTcttaaccttttatttttgtccaaTTTTAACTACAGTCTGGGAGTCATGAGGGGCTGAAAAACTGCATGACGATGATGTTGGGGAACAGATGCAACCAGTCCTCTAGTCAGGGTCCAAGCATTGGTTCTCAGTACTGGTTTTATCTAATCTCTTTGCAGACActcttcaaaaatgtttttaatatgcTTTGAAGTCCTCAGGTTTAAGGGAGGGCTTGCTTATTTTGGCACAACACTGATCTCTTTAAGCTCCTTTGACAGAATTGCCCCAAACTGTGCTGGGGCAAATAGGCAGTTCTCGAAATGCTGGGGTGTGGGGTAGAGGGTCTGCCAGGCAGTTCCACAGCAGTCAGCTCGTGTCCCTCTGGTTTAGTAGTTCTAGCTCTGTGCTAGCCATGCTAGACCTGAACTGGCTTCGTGCTCCCTTCAGCTCCAGACAACAGGAATATACAGCCAGCTGGAGTCTGGTGGCCTGGTGCTGTGCACAGCCAGCTCGGATTTAGCAGGATTTAATAAGCTCAAGCTCTGCATCTTGCAAAGGCAGCTGAACTGTTAGAGGACTGACCCTGGAAGCAGTCTGGCAGTGCTGCTCGTGCCCAAGATCAGACTTTTTCCTGGATCTGAGTTGTCTGTGCTTGAAGCCAGCTCGGGAATTTCTGTATCTAAAAAATCATTGCTCCACAGCCCAAATAAAGCACTAACAGATAAGGATAGTTGAATGTATGAAGCTGTAACTATTTGGGACAAGTacatctttctcttttaataacCATAGATGCAGTACTTTTTTTACTATGTCAAGAATCCCCAGCCTTATTTTAAATAGAGCTGGAATAAAATTCATTGCAGTTGTTAGATGGTTCCACTTACAAAGCTGTTGCTTGTTTCATTAGAGGTCTCTTTTTGTGTTATGCTCTTGAAAGTTGTCTCCATATAGGAGGAATATCACACAAACTTTTTAATTACTGCTTAGTCAGCATTCAGTGATCATGCTCCGCAGCCTTCCACAATGTATTGCCATATAAAAACTGagctgaaaaatgctgaaactCTTTATTGTAAATATCTGTATTCCTTACGTCCCTGAATGTAGGGTAAGGTGCTATAGGAATTACCCAGCTGAATACACATTTCACTCCAGGTTCCTCTTAGAGAAGCCTAATCATTTTTTCCATCGTTATTTTACATATTCCTTATTGTTATGCTTctagaataaatattttacttttctttcaaagccaTCAATGCCAGCTAAAAGAGCCCAgccagcagcctctgccagctccAAATGAGGGGTCACTAGAAGATGGTGAGGAGTTGCCTGCACAGAGATATGAAAGAGACTTGGTACAAAAGTTGAAAGTTCTTAGACATGAGCTGTCTCTTCAGCAACCCCAGGCAGGTCACTGTCGCATTGAAGTATCCAGAGAGGAAATATTTGAGGTATTTGATTGACTGTTTACTACTAATAGCAGCTTTTGTCACTCAAGAGTTAAGTAAAACTGATCTTTGATTATAGCAAGTTTGCTTCAGGAGAGAGAGGGGTAGTGAATACCTCCAAGTGTTACAGACTTGTCACTGGAATTTGCTTCAGATTAGCACTTTAATAGAATAATCTTTTCTGTAGTTGAGTAACAATCTATGTATTATAGTAATGCATCTTAGTAGACTTAATtacaggaaggaaataaaatgtctaATTGTAAAAATACATGTGTAGGAATCCTACCGTCAGATAATGAAAATGAGgccaaaggatttgaaaaagAGGCTGATGGTGAAATTTCGAGGAGAGGAAGGCCTGGATTATGGAGGAGTAGCAAGGTGAGATTTGGGTGTTTGTCTGACactttttaactgtaaaattgTCCTTAAAGTGACCCGTGGCTGATACTCCCTTTCAAATTATCTGTTAATGGTACGTGTAAGTTATTTGTGATCTAGTTTGTAGGTAGTGGTTGTAGCTTCAGTGTTCGTATCATGGTAGACTGGGAAGTGGAAGAAGCATGTGGTTTAACAGTTGTCCCAAAGCACTCCTGGTGTCAAAGGCTCATACTAAATGACTTGGTATGCCTTGTATTTGGGAACATTACTGGAATTAACGCCAGATTGAGGtgtttcccctcttccccataGGTACTCTGGTTTCATCACCATTACCCAGTGAGTGTAAAATGCTTATTTAGGATAGGCTATTGATCTTATCTGAGAAAGTGCTGATCCCAGCAACAGGCTCCAGTTTCATAACTGAAAGTGTGATCAGCTCAAATTGTGAGGTTTTTGAAGAAGCATGTAGACTATGAAGTAAGATCCAAATCACAGTAAAGGTTTTGTTAAATCCACCTCTCTGATTTCCAGTGAATGGATTGCAAGATGATAGGGGGTCCTTTTTGTTATGTCTCAGCCACATTCAGGAGAGTCTTCTGATCTGTTCAAGCAGGAGTGGGAATGAACTAATTCTAAACAAAGGCTAACATTTTAGAGAAGGCTTGCTTccctcttaaaaataataattcccTGTGGATCGCACCAGATCTGAAGTTCTGGAGTTGATTGTAATATCATCATCAAAATGCTCATCTTTGCAGTGGCTCAGATGCATGGTGTAAATTCACTGAGAGATTTCTCAAATCCACAAAAGCGCATCACCCATTAAGGTGTCTTTCAGTAACCCATCGCTggacaaaggaaagaagttgaAACATTCTGAGCTGCCTTACCTGAGGCAACCTTGAGTGTCTCTGCTGTTGACATCCTGTTGCCCTGATGGCTTTCATAATTGCCCATTTGCTGCAACAGACTCTTTCAGATCAGTACCAGCTCCACTTCTAAGCATTGAAGTTGATAGTTCTCACAGAGTATTTTGGACCTGGGATGGGTGTCCAAATTTAATAATAAAGGGGTATTTGTCATGGTGAGTTGGGAGGTCAGAAATAGCTTTAGTTGCATTCCTGTCCTTGTATGTTACTGAGGTGAGAGAATTTACCTAACCTCTCCTCTTTTAATGCATTTAGTCTCTCTACCCCTTCTGGGTTctctgctgaaagcagagaTTCTCTAGTCAGCAagcatttgcagaaaaacagtttttctaTGAACTGATTTTAAACAACCGAGGTCTTCAATATTTCTCTATACTATACAGGTTGCAGAGGAGCGGATCTCTTTGTACAGAGTTCAGATATTTTGGAGACTAAGTCAAGCTTTTTTGGAAGTGGGTCTTGTTCAGACTCAATTTGTTTAAGCATGTCTCTAATAGTGTTCAGGGAACAGGTGAGGAGTGTAATGCTGTTTCCTAACAGCTTGCTATAGCTTCTCTAGTTGATGTTAATCCCTTCAGTACTTCTAAACTAAACCAAGTCTGCCTGTGATTGGAGTAAGACGCTTTACAGGTTTTTAAGCATACCTTTGTGGCCTGCAAATGGAGGGCAGTGCAAGCTGATCTGAGTTTGAAATAAGCATTTCATAACTGATGACTAGTTTGATGATTCACAATAATTGTATTGTCTGAAACTTAAGTGGAAGTTGCACCCTtctaaaatacttctttttttcctcctaccacccccacccccctccaGGGAATGGTTGTATTTATTGTGCCATGAAATGTTGAATCCCTATTACGGACTCTTCCAGTACTCCACAGATAATATTTACATGCTGCAAATCAATCCAGACTCTTCTATCAATCCTGTAAGTATTAACTTCTGAGTGACGTACCTATTTTAACAGAGGTCCCCTGCAGTTTTTTGTTACAGCTGTTCTTCCATGACAGGAGTGTAAACTTGAAGGGTAAAGCAGAATAAGAATGTGTTAATGAGTCTTATGTTGACATAGTATGAAACAGAGGGCTTTagttcagaaattaaaaacatgagAGAGGAGGTATCCTTTGATAAGTATCTGATTTCTTTGAGACTCCTCGGTACTGACTGGGATGGATGGTGATTCTGAAAAGATATACGTAGGTGAAATTCATCTTCACTGTGAATGCAGGTGGCTGTGTAAACAGCATTGCATCCTAAGCAGTGTTTGCCTGTAGGGGCTTGTATGCCTTGCTTGCCCTTTCCCCATAAGCTGctgtgcttgtttttttttcttactggaGGATTTGTTTTGATGCAGACCCTAAAAGGAGCAGCAATTCTGTATTAGTACAGGGGAATTTTTCCTGACATGACATTCTCTGACATTTGCTCTGTAAGATGGGGGAGATAGATTGGAAGAATCTCAACCATAGGAGTTATGCCTCAGTTTTCAAAAGTCAGTTTATAAACAACATGAAAGAGATGAAGGAAGCGAGCTGATGGACTGCTTCCTCAAGAGCAAAAGGATTTTGATGGTTAAACAAAGAACAAACTAATTTGTTTGGAATTGTCGTATCTTGGATTGTggggattttcttttcccaagttTAGCCCTTTGAGAAGTCTGGAGGACTTGCATCCAATTTATTAGTCAGGTAGTGCACAGATACTTGTTTGAGACATTTAATCATTAAATGCTTCTGTTCTTGGTTATGTTATGAGGAAAAACGGTGGCTCCTCTTTCCCAGATAACTTGCGCTGAACATAAGCTGATGGCGCAGACATAACCACAAGATGTCAGTGTCCTCCCGCTGCCtgattttctctcctctccctgcaggaCCATTTgtcttatttccattttgttggTCGGATAATGGGTCTGGCTGTGTTCCATGGACACTATATCAATGGGGGTTTCACGGTTCCCTTTTACAAACAGCTTCTGGGGAAGCCCATTCAGCTCTCCGATCTGGAATCTGTCGACCCAGAATTACACAAAAGTTTAGTCTGGATCTTGTAAGTACTGTATTTATCTATTGCCTCACTGTAGAGAAGGTGGGGTAGAGTATGTTGGCAATAGTGAGATAATGCTTAAtagaaaatgtttgcaaaagtCTCGTAATAGGGGAGATGTACAAAATTATTAAACTACTGCTTCTATGTCAGAAAGCTCAAGGTACTTGAGGAAAAGTTCTTATTGCAAACTCTGTGTTAGCTCTCCTTGCAGCAAAGCAGATACTAAATCATTAAACATTGTGTGGGTGCAGTAGAATATCACAGTATCAAAATCCAAACTCAGGACAGGGTTCTGAGGGAAAGTAGAGCCTTCTGCAAAAGAAAGCCAACTttgattaaaaaggaaataaatgggaTTAATTTGGGCTTCTGTACATTTACGGTTCAGAACAAGATCTAACATTTGGTGTAGCTTTGGGACTCTTCAGCACTGCTTTGCATTATCTCGATTTCTTTTCCCTGCATTTGATCTCTTCTGTGTGTCACACCGATACATGACAGCAAATCAGATTTTTactgtatgtatatgtgtgtgtttatgtataGAGAGTTTCATTCATTCATCCTGAATACTACTAGAATTAGATGGGTGACTCATATCTGGTCAAGCTCTTCAACATGCATTAAGCTATACAGAAATTGGTGATTGTGGCAATATTCCTCTAGTGGTGTGAAATGCAGGTAGATAGTACTAGGTTTATCCTGAAGACTAACTAATAACTAACTAACTAATATTTCAAATAGCAAAATGCCAACATCACCACTGAGAGCtatcaaaataacaaaaatagtaGGTTTACCTTTTATCTTTCCATTGCCAGAGAGAACGATATCACCCCAGTTCTGGACCATACTTTTTGTGTGGAACACAATGCCTTTGGGCGGATTTTACAGCACGAACTCAAACCAAATGGCAGGAATATTCCAGTGACAgaagagaacaagaaagaatATGTCAGGTattgcagaacaaaaatatatcCTGCAAATGTAGTGGAAAGAAGGTAGtaaacagattaatttttttgtatagCGAAACTAATGAAATaagtattttggggggaaataCCTGAGTCCTAAATGACATGAGCATTTTCACACAATGCCCTATTGTGAGACCTGGGAAGATGAAGTGGTGAATTgtactttgtttttttgttgatggTGCAGTATATTAATTGTTGATGGGAAAAGGAACTGATAAGCACTTCTTTCATAATACAAAATGTGTGTATTAAAACAAGTTCCTCTGTAAAACAAgccttttccagctctgctaTGAAAAGGCCAGTCCTATCTAGCTCATCATCCCTAACTCTTCCTTTTGGCCCCCAGGTTGTATGTAAACTGGCGATTTATGAGAGGAATAGAGGCACAGTTCCTGGCTCTGCAGAAGGGTTTTAATGAACTTATTCCTCAACATCTGCTTAAGCCTTTTGACCAGAAGGAACTTGAGGTATATGTTTTATCCACATGGAATATTGTTTTGTAAATTGTTTGAATCCCAGTCAagcactgattttaaaaaacaaagcaaacaaaaaacaaacccactaAACTTATTCCAATTTACATACCAGAAAGCTGTGTATTTGGTTAACCAAACTCTTTTTGGTTTATTCTAGACATTCTTTGAGTTAACATTATTGAGAGGGCTACTTAAACAGGGAAAGACAAATACACCATGTTGCCTAACCGAGGACTAACGCTCAAAGCAGGTGGTCTGAGCAGGGAGGGAGTACTGCAAGTTTGAGGAATTGTTGGCAAGACCTAACGTGTTATCTACCCCAGAACTTGTTTTTCTCCAGTAACTGTTTTCATTCATGGCTGTTTCTATATTCACGCAGGGCATGGTTTACAGGGACTAAAATAGAAGTGTAGAGCATGTAGAAAAGAAATGAATTTGTCTTTTCTCATTTAATCCTGAGATGCAGAATGCTACCTCTTAAAAGAATTCCTGTTAGAGCAATTTTTTGTCTGggtttgcctttttaaaaaataaggcaatCTGTGGAATATGGACCATTTGTGGTATTGGAAGCATTAGCTTCGTGCTAGTTGTTCATGCATACTGATTAATCCCATGAAGTTATTGCATTCCATTTGCTAGCTGCTTGAAAAGGCAgattaaaaatccattaaatatttcaatactGTCTGTGTCAGAACAGTCACAACCATCCTAATAATGTAAATGAGCATAAGTGGGTGCTGTCTTGGTGGCACAAAAAGGCAGCTGCTAAATGGTAGTGTTCAGAAATGTGATCCTCAGTATGGAATATTATGGGAAATTTAGAATATGACACACGTTTTGAGGGATGACGTTTTCTCTCTGCCATTTATTTGTCGTTGCCAGGGGAGGTGGTTAGATTCATGGCCAGCAGTGACTTCCTTTTACAGTATTTTGCAACCTGGTGTCATCTGGAAAAGAGACTGAAGTAATATGGCTGGTCTGTGTCAGAGCCTCTCACACACGACAtcagaaaacagatgcaaagTTTCTGTAGTTTGTTGTGGGGCAATAAACCAACTAGGATGTTACCATAAACCAAGCAGGATTCTGTCGTAGTTGGTATTGGCACCTCTAGGACAAACCTGCATCAGGTCAGTGATGTTGTGTAGCGCAGCAGATGGCATGCCTTCTTCCCAGTCTGTGCTGTACCCTCACAAAGATACGCTGTACTTTCCAGGTAGGATAGATTTAACAAAGCAGGTCTTGAATGGGCTTCTGActctcatttcttgtgaaaatTCTGTCTCTGGTAAGCGTACTCTTTGGCCAGTTTCATTCCAGTTTAACTGGAGAGATTTACTGCCTGTTCCAAACTGTTTCAGAGTGTTACCGTGCACCAGAAAGGTGGTTCAAGCACGTAAAGAATGCTAGGCTTCATGAAATGGTTGGAGGTATGTATTTATAGCTGCAAACCTGAAATGACTGTGAATGTTCAAGTGTTTTCTAATCCTTTAACAGCTAATCATAGGAGGCCTGGATAAGATAGACCTGAACGACTGGAAGTCAAACACACGTCTAAAGCACTGCATGGCAGATAGCAATATTGTGAAGTGGTTCTGGCAAGCAGTGGAAACATTTGATGAAGAAAGGAGGGCAAGGCTGCTGCAGTTTGTGACGGGTTCGACGCGTGTCCCACTTCAAGGTTTCAAGGCTTTACAAGGTGACTGATGTGGAGGCTGAGTTAATCTGTGGTGGGAGAAAGATAAAAATCGTCTGGTATTTACTAGCCCCTTGTAGAATATCAGTGTATTACTGGATAACTCAAGTACTTACAAACTTTTGATCCCAAGAGCGGTTTTTCAtttgtcagcagctctgctgatggCGAACACTTTAGCCGTTGCTGATAGTGATACAAGCTGGTCAATCTGTCATCGTGTAGCACTTTGGTGTCAATACTGGCTTATCAGTCTCCTACAATTCTGTGGACTGTTAAAATAATGCATGCGAGCACACACATGATTATAGAGCTGACTGAACAACTTTTTCGCATGAAAATTGTATTCCCTTCATTGTTTGGCAACAAACCATTAGACTTTAAAACAAGCTCTTGAAAATTGCAATTTTTGTTATCGGAAAAGGTGGGAGTGTCCTAGGCTGTTGTGGTTCTCCTGGTAACGGTCCATCTGTTAACTGACAGTAAACTGACGTTCAAAATATGTAGTTCAGTTTTACAAGGAAAACCTTCTTGCACTtaggtattttcatttttgaaggaGCAACTTTGTTAATATAAAATTTAGCAAAATACTAGTCTGCAAATAATTGTCATGAACAGCTCTGTTGCTTCTGCCATCCCTTCATCAGCTGCAAATCTGATCTACAGATTTAGCCTATGACATACTTATGTTTGCAGCTGGAACTGtaattttctctcttgcatTTTTGTAAGTAGCAAAATCTGGGTGCATGAATGATGTTTTGTTGAAGTGCATTAACTAGAATGTCTGTCTGTAAGGTTCTACAGGCGCTGCAGGACCCAGACTGTTTACCATCCATTTAATAGATGCAAACACAGACAACCTTCCAAAAGCCCACACTTGGTAAGATGAAAACATTCTGCATGTCAgtgcttgcttttcctttgcagtgGTTTAAAGGAGTCATCTCTGTTTGTCCTGGGTATGGACTAGCCATGTGATATGCATAGATGACTCCCAAGTGTGCTTTGCTAGCTTGGAAATATCTGTACTCTGCAGCCAGCAAAATAATCGACTTCTCTTCTTATAGCTTGATTTGTCTTCTATACCATCTGTGATTTTCAGTTATCCCAGACTTGATTATTCTGGATAGTGAGAGGTTTGTGAGTTTATTTCTACGTGTTCAGCACAAGTATTCATGACTCACAGCAATGAGTCCTCATGCAGGATTACAAAGAGTAGTTTTCAGATGTGAAATGTAGGAAAAATGTGCTGTTGGTACAGTATAGGCACAGAACTGAGCTCTTGTACGGAAGTCTCACTCTGTCAGAGACAGGAAATCATTTCAGCAGTGGCACAGATtgtctgcaggcagagcagggagtAGGCCTGTCTGATGTCTTGCTTTATTTGCAAGTCTCCTGCATCTGccacctgcctcctcctcccaaacGCTGCCTGATTAAGTCGTGCATTcctgctgcagaaatacagtTGTTTATCTTGTCTCCTTTGGCCACTGAAGTGGCTGAGGCTGACTTTGATTTTTACAGATTCTATCTATATGTAGCTGAtctagaaatttttttcccaataaatattttagattcATATGCTGCAATGTGTTGTTGTTTTACCTCTAGCTTTAACCGGATTGACATTCCGCCTTATGAG
This window harbors:
- the SMURF1 gene encoding LOW QUALITY PROTEIN: E3 ubiquitin-protein ligase SMURF1 (The sequence of the model RefSeq protein was modified relative to this genomic sequence to represent the inferred CDS: substituted 1 base at 1 genomic stop codon) — protein: MSAGKLFFXMVLRFLYLILCFAVLCAKNLAKKDFFRLPDPFAKIVVDGSGQCHSTDTVKNTLDPKWNQHYDLYVGKTDSITISVWNHKKIHKKQGAGFLGCVRLLSNAISRLKDTGYQRLDLCKLNPTDTDAVRGQIVVSLQTRDRIGTGGSVVDCRGLLENEGFPIFRTVYEDSGPGRPLSCFMEEPAPYTDTTGAAGGGNCRFVESPSQDQRLQAQRLRTPEVRGHVQTPQNRPHGHQSPDLPEGYEQRTTVQGQVYFLHTQTGVSTWHDPRIPRDLNSVNCDELGPLPPGWEVRSTVSGRIYFVDHNNRTTQFTDPRLHHIMNHQCQLKEPSQQPLPAPNEGSLEDGEELPAQRYERDLVQKLKVLRHELSLQQPQAGHCRIEVSREEIFEESYRQIMKMRPKDLKKRLMVKFRGEEGLDYGGVAREWLYLLCHEMLNPYYGLFQYSTDNIYMLQINPDSSINPDHLSYFHFVGRIMGLAVFHGHYINGGFTVPFYKQLLGKPIQLSDLESVDPELHKSLVWILENDITPVLDHTFCVEHNAFGRILQHELKPNGRNIPVTEENKKEYVRLYVNWRFMRGIEAQFLALQKGFNELIPQHLLKPFDQKELELIIGGLDKIDLNDWKSNTRLKHCMADSNIVKWFWQAVETFDEERRARLLQFVTGSTRVPLQGFKALQGSTGAAGPRLFTIHLIDANTDNLPKAHTCFNRIDIPPYESYEKLYEKLLTAVEETCGFAVE